The following is a genomic window from Caproiciproducens sp. CPB-2.
GCAGCGTCCCGTCCTCCCTGATCAGATAAGCAAACGGGCTCAGATAGGTCAGAAATCTGCCGTCCTCCCTGACGATCGGAACGGCGTCCTCCCCCAGCATATAAAGATACCCGTTCACATTGAGAGGGGGCCTTGCCCTGCGCGGAATAACCAGTACGGTTCCGGGAATGATCACGTCCGGATCAGCGATCCGGTTGACTGTAATGAGGGACTGCAGCGGCACGCCGTACCTCTGCGCGATCCCCCCCAGGGTTTCCCCGGGCTGTACACGGTGCCGGGGGGCGGGGACATACAAGATCATTCCCGGACGGATACTGTCCGGGTCCGTAATCTGGTTGGCCTGCACGATTTCCCGTACGGTGGTCCCGTATGTCTGAGCGATCCTCCACAGGGTGTCTCCGGGCCGTACGGTATAAAAATCCTCGCTGGGAATCACCAGGGCTTGACCGATAACAAGCCGGTTGGGATTTTGCAGCCCATTCACCGCCGCTGTTTCCGCCGCGGAAACACCATATCGATTTGCAATCTGCCAAAGCGTTTCGCCCGGCATGACTACATGAATGAACATAAAACGTCACCTTCTTTTTTCACAATATATGTGAAAATTCCGGGGTGTGTGAAAGCTTTCCTTTACCGGGAACCAATCTGCAAAATACGGGATCCGAACGGTCTTTTCAGCTTCATAAAAGATCGGGAACAGCAACTTTTGAGAAGCGTTTTTGATAGCAGGAAAGCTGCGCTCCGCCAGCCATAGGGAATATAAAAACAATAGCCGGATCACAGCACGGTCGATCCGTGAAGAAGGCGACAAACAATACTGCGGCAGCAAAATTTGTTCTGCGCCAGGTCCTATCCAAACAATTTCTGCCATTATGCAAAAGTTAGTCATGTTGTAGAAGAGATTTTCATGATATATAATTAATATATGTTTAGTAGATTATAAACCTTGCTCTCAAATTGCAGACCGGCAAGGTCTGCTCCGGTGGTTTTATCGATAATCCTGGCTATCTGTAAAACGCTCGGCAACAGGAGTTTGCTATGCTCCTGTTGCTGTTATGATGCGCCCGGATCAGGAACTGATTGACAAGGTGGAACAAGGGGGAGATGCGCGTGCTTTATCATTTCATAATCCCAAGAGGGATCCGGGAGTACTGTCTCGGCTCCTATAGATTATTTATCATTCAATGAAAAAGAAAGTAGGCGGATACAGATTGAGTAATGATCGCAATTGGCGGGAAAAAGAGCGCAGCCTTTCGGAAGTGATCCGGAAATATCCCGACGTTTCCCCGTTTGTCATTATAAAAACCGATGTGCAGCGCAGAGGGGTTCTCTATACCGAAAAGGCTCTCGCCGCCGTCGATCCGGACATCCATCTTACCAAATTGCGCAGCGATTACAGCAATAAGGAGGATTTGACGCCTGTTTCTCTTACGATGCGGGACGGCACCTCCATTAACGTCGGGGACGAGGGTAGCGGGGACGCGCATAGCGACAGAGACCCCTACCAAGTGGATGTGGTGGATGGAAAAATCGTATTGGTGGATGAAGGAAACGTCATTGAAGAGGTTTCTTACTGGGAAAAGCCGGATTATTATGAAAAAGTAACCTCACGGGGTACTCCCATGTGGCATGTGGTTTCTCCCCGCCCGCAGCGGCTGTGCATCCATCCCCACCAGCAATGCGATTTTTGGAAAACGCCCGGCTACGGCTGCAAGTTCTGTACCATGTCCGCCGTTTACCACGCGGGCAACAAGCCGGAGCTGCTGAACACGCAGGATATTGTGGAGACTGTGGCCGAGGCACTCAAGGAGCCGGGGCGCAATGTCAATATCTTCCTGACGGGCGGAACGCTGAGGGGCGGGAAAAATTTCCTGGACGAGGAGCTCGACTGTTATATTGACATTCTGGCAGGAATCACCAGGCTGTTTGGGGGAAAGCGTTTTCCGAGCCAGCTGATCAGCACGGCCTTCTCACGGGAGCAGCTCCGGCGCCTGCACGACAGCACGGGCCTTGCTTCCTATACGGCGGACCTCGAGGTGCTCAATAAAAGCCTGTTTGAATGGATCTGTCCGGGCAAGGCGGCGACGATCGGTTATGAGGAATGGAAAAACCGTTTGTATGAGGCTGTAGAGATATTCGGACGCGGCAATGTGGACACCGGAATCGTGGCGGGCGTGGAACTCGCGCAGCCAAACGGCTTTCAAACAGAGGAGGAGGCTCTGGAATCCACCCTCTCCGAAGCGGATGAAATATCCTCCCACGGCGTGGGGGTGGTCGGCTGCGTGTGGAAGGTGCATCCCGGTTCTGTTTTTCGTAAGCAGACGTCTCCCAGCCTGGAATATTACGTGCGTCTTGCCCGCGGGCTTGACCA
Proteins encoded in this region:
- a CDS encoding radical SAM protein, whose product is MSNDRNWREKERSLSEVIRKYPDVSPFVIIKTDVQRRGVLYTEKALAAVDPDIHLTKLRSDYSNKEDLTPVSLTMRDGTSINVGDEGSGDAHSDRDPYQVDVVDGKIVLVDEGNVIEEVSYWEKPDYYEKVTSRGTPMWHVVSPRPQRLCIHPHQQCDFWKTPGYGCKFCTMSAVYHAGNKPELLNTQDIVETVAEALKEPGRNVNIFLTGGTLRGGKNFLDEELDCYIDILAGITRLFGGKRFPSQLISTAFSREQLRRLHDSTGLASYTADLEVLNKSLFEWICPGKAATIGYEEWKNRLYEAVEIFGRGNVDTGIVAGVELAQPNGFQTEEEALESTLSEADEISSHGVGVVGCVWKVHPGSVFRKQTSPSLEYYVRLARGLDQIRRKYNLSIDMDNYRRCGNHPDTDLSRI